A single window of Acinetobacter wuhouensis DNA harbors:
- a CDS encoding acyl-CoA thioesterase: protein MSPLDQMIPATDDQTELTMSVLMTPDMANFSGNVHGGTILKLLDQVAYACASRYSGSYVVTLSVDKVNFKEPIHVGEMVSFLASVNHVGRTSMEIGIRVEAQNIRKRTVRHTNSCYFTMVAVDENGKPQQVPPLNLDNDWKRCRYEAAEHRKVARLQENHHPSCSIYKKTSHS from the coding sequence ATGTCTCCATTAGATCAAATGATCCCAGCTACAGATGACCAAACAGAATTAACCATGTCCGTACTCATGACACCAGATATGGCAAACTTTTCAGGTAATGTACATGGTGGAACCATCCTCAAGCTTCTTGACCAAGTCGCTTATGCATGTGCAAGTCGCTACTCTGGTAGTTATGTCGTCACACTTTCAGTAGATAAAGTGAATTTTAAAGAGCCAATTCATGTCGGTGAAATGGTGAGTTTCCTTGCAAGTGTCAACCATGTTGGTCGTACTTCTATGGAAATTGGGATTCGTGTAGAAGCGCAAAATATTCGTAAACGTACAGTGCGTCATACCAATAGTTGTTATTTCACGATGGTTGCGGTTGATGAAAATGGTAAACCGCAACAAGTACCACCTTTGAACTTGGATAATGATTGGAAACGTTGTCGTTATGAAGCGGCAGAACACCGTAAAGTGGCACGTTTACAAGAAAATCATCATCCATCATGCAGTATTTATAAAAAGACATCGCATAGTTAA
- a CDS encoding patatin-like phospholipase family protein: MLLFNKTLISICCALPLVACSVTPVKNEQVKMLQSQQVSEATSKLDKSFYHFKQTVKKKPVIALVLGSGGARGYAHIGVIEVLEQHGVKPDFIVGTSAGSIVGSIYASGKSAEQLRQIALDMKVGDVRDFKIGMKGFFDGQKVEDYVNKQINQTPLEKMKIPMYVVATELKNGEKTIFNYGNTGQAVRASVSIPSMFIPTKIQGKEYVDGGLVSPVPVDIAKQLGADIVIAVDILAQPVNTETTNVWGLFNQNINIMQNRLAAEELKNADIVIQPDLREKAHIFDVKGRLDTMQAGIDAANQRMHDLDVVIATKLKSEQNQEHLQVQN, encoded by the coding sequence ATGCTATTGTTCAATAAGACTTTAATTTCTATTTGTTGTGCTTTGCCTTTAGTGGCTTGTAGTGTTACACCTGTTAAAAATGAACAGGTGAAAATGTTGCAATCACAACAAGTTTCGGAAGCCACATCAAAGTTAGATAAGAGTTTTTATCATTTCAAACAAACAGTGAAGAAGAAACCAGTCATTGCCTTGGTCTTGGGCAGTGGCGGTGCACGTGGTTATGCTCATATTGGTGTAATTGAAGTATTGGAACAACATGGTGTTAAACCAGACTTTATTGTTGGAACCAGTGCGGGGAGTATTGTCGGTTCAATTTATGCAAGTGGTAAATCTGCGGAGCAGTTACGTCAAATTGCATTAGATATGAAAGTAGGCGATGTACGTGATTTTAAAATTGGGATGAAGGGATTTTTTGATGGTCAAAAAGTTGAAGATTATGTCAACAAACAGATCAATCAAACCCCTTTAGAGAAAATGAAAATCCCAATGTATGTGGTTGCAACAGAACTTAAAAATGGTGAAAAAACTATTTTTAACTATGGCAATACAGGGCAAGCTGTACGTGCTTCAGTTTCAATTCCAAGTATGTTTATCCCAACTAAAATTCAAGGTAAGGAATATGTGGATGGTGGTTTGGTGAGTCCTGTTCCTGTGGATATTGCAAAACAACTGGGTGCAGATATTGTGATAGCGGTAGATATATTGGCGCAACCAGTTAATACAGAAACAACCAATGTCTGGGGCTTGTTTAACCAAAATATCAATATCATGCAGAATCGTTTAGCTGCTGAAGAACTTAAAAATGCGGATATTGTGATTCAACCTGATTTACGTGAAAAAGCCCATATTTTTGATGTCAAAGGACGGCTAGATACCATGCAAGCAGGTATTGATGCCGCAAATCAGCGGATGCATGATTTAGATGTTGTAATTGCGACCAAGTTAAAATCTGAACAAAATCAGGAGCATTTGCAAGTCCAAAATTAA
- the chrA gene encoding chromate efflux transporter, with protein sequence MPRLFEIFWIFLKLGFTSFGGPAAHLVFFKQTFVEQKNWLNEQQYAQLLALTQLLPGPSSSQMGMAIGFLKQNYSGAIVAWIGFTLPSVLLMACCAMIVQQHAQFFDSALFSTLQSILLAIIIFAFWQMFKSYCKTKFQFTLMCLSTVILILITNAWIQFALIFTTGIFSLFITHHQKNHQKIHPKIEQKQNASLFEFSYSNSYIWLIIFLILFFALWLGQLFTSSILLQSSFDFYKTGSLVFGGGHVVLPMLQQDFVNTGLINHKNFELGYMLAQFMPGPLFTFTSYLGAFLPLTDSTILNIGIATIAIFIPSFFFIFAALPYWSKLLENIYIQNMVTYINAVVVGFILSIIVPMAEKSLINIQNILYTFLMLLSLKLKISVFISVPAILLIHYLSIFIA encoded by the coding sequence ATGCCTAGATTATTTGAAATATTTTGGATTTTTTTAAAACTAGGCTTTACCAGCTTTGGTGGCCCTGCTGCACATTTAGTATTTTTTAAACAGACTTTTGTAGAGCAAAAAAACTGGCTAAATGAACAGCAATATGCTCAGTTACTTGCACTCACCCAACTCCTCCCTGGCCCAAGTAGTAGCCAAATGGGGATGGCGATTGGTTTCTTAAAACAAAACTATAGTGGTGCAATTGTTGCATGGATTGGTTTTACGCTTCCCTCAGTACTTTTAATGGCTTGCTGTGCTATGATCGTGCAACAACATGCTCAATTTTTCGATTCTGCGTTGTTTTCTACCCTCCAATCTATTCTTTTAGCCATCATCATTTTTGCTTTTTGGCAAATGTTTAAGAGTTACTGTAAAACTAAATTTCAATTTACATTAATGTGTTTGAGTACTGTCATTTTAATACTAATTACTAATGCATGGATTCAGTTTGCACTCATTTTCACAACGGGTATCTTTTCATTATTCATCACACACCATCAAAAAAATCATCAGAAAATTCATCCCAAAATTGAGCAAAAACAGAATGCTTCACTATTTGAATTTTCTTACTCAAACAGCTATATCTGGTTAATCATTTTTCTCATACTATTTTTTGCCTTGTGGCTCGGGCAATTATTCACAAGTTCTATACTTTTACAATCAAGCTTTGACTTTTATAAAACAGGTTCATTGGTCTTTGGTGGGGGACATGTTGTACTGCCAATGTTACAGCAAGACTTTGTGAATACAGGATTAATTAACCATAAAAATTTTGAATTGGGTTATATGCTTGCACAGTTTATGCCTGGACCTTTATTTACATTTACGAGTTATCTTGGTGCATTTTTACCACTCACAGATTCAACAATACTCAATATTGGCATTGCGACTATCGCTATTTTTATCCCCTCCTTTTTCTTTATTTTTGCTGCTTTACCTTATTGGTCTAAGTTATTGGAAAATATCTATATCCAAAATATGGTGACCTATATCAATGCCGTGGTCGTAGGATTTATCTTATCAATCATTGTTCCCATGGCTGAAAAATCACTCATTAACATCCAAAATATTCTTTATACTTTTCTAATGTTACTTAGCTTAAAATTAAAAATATCAGTCTTTATCAGTGTTCCAGCTATTTTATTGATTCATTATTTATCCATATTTATTGCATAA
- the gltS gene encoding sodium/glutamate symporter: protein MEFTFNAFYTLIAAVIVLLLGRFLVNKIDFLRKYNIPEPVAGGLVAAIISLLVHNLWGYSISTSSELQTSFMLVFFASIGLSANFAKLKEGGIGLVIFLICVASFIVVQNFVGMGLATVLGLDPLIGLIAGSITLTGGHGTAGAWGEILETQHGIQGALALGMASATFGLIIGGIIGGPLAKLLINRYQLSGPKTEKDADPNSQHTDSELGEYVPFEYPQKVRLITADNAITTLGLFAACLAFAEFMTGYSKGQWFELPTFVWALGGGVILRNILEGLLRVKIFDRAIDVFGNAALSLYLAMALLSLKLWQLADLAGPLVVILTAQTLTMALYAAFVTFRVMGKNYDAAVLAAGHCGFGMGATPTAVANMQAITNMYGPSHKAFLIVPLCGAFFVDLINATVIQLILKFVV, encoded by the coding sequence ATGGAATTTACTTTTAATGCCTTCTATACATTGATTGCTGCCGTCATTGTATTGTTATTAGGGCGCTTCCTTGTCAATAAAATCGATTTTCTGCGTAAGTATAATATCCCAGAACCGGTTGCAGGTGGTCTTGTTGCGGCAATTATTTCTCTCTTGGTACATAACTTGTGGGGCTATAGTATTAGCACCAGCAGCGAGTTACAAACCAGTTTCATGTTGGTGTTCTTTGCCTCAATCGGTTTAAGTGCGAATTTCGCCAAATTAAAAGAAGGTGGGATCGGCTTAGTCATCTTCTTGATCTGTGTTGCATCATTTATCGTCGTTCAAAATTTTGTTGGGATGGGATTGGCAACAGTATTGGGTTTAGATCCTCTAATTGGTTTAATTGCAGGTTCTATCACACTGACTGGTGGTCATGGTACAGCAGGGGCTTGGGGTGAAATCCTTGAGACGCAACACGGTATCCAAGGTGCATTGGCATTGGGTATGGCAAGTGCGACCTTTGGCTTAATTATCGGTGGTATCATCGGTGGGCCATTGGCGAAGTTGTTGATTAATCGTTACCAACTTTCTGGTCCTAAAACAGAAAAAGATGCTGATCCAAATAGTCAGCATACAGATTCTGAATTAGGCGAATATGTTCCTTTCGAATACCCACAAAAAGTTCGTTTAATCACTGCTGATAATGCGATTACCACCTTGGGTCTATTTGCAGCATGTTTGGCTTTTGCTGAATTTATGACGGGTTATAGTAAAGGGCAATGGTTTGAACTCCCAACATTTGTGTGGGCGCTTGGCGGTGGTGTTATCCTTCGAAATATTTTAGAAGGCTTATTGCGCGTTAAAATTTTTGATCGCGCGATTGATGTATTTGGTAATGCGGCACTATCACTTTATTTAGCGATGGCATTATTATCATTGAAACTTTGGCAGTTGGCTGATCTTGCAGGACCACTGGTCGTGATTCTTACAGCGCAAACACTGACAATGGCATTATATGCAGCATTTGTGACATTCCGAGTGATGGGTAAAAACTACGATGCAGCTGTATTGGCAGCAGGGCACTGTGGTTTTGGTATGGGTGCGACTCCTACTGCGGTTGCTAATATGCAAGCGATTACCAACATGTATGGACCTTCACATAAAGCATTTTTGATCGTTCCATTATGTGGTGCATTCTTCGTCGATTTGATCAACGCAACAGTTATTCAGTTGATTTTGAAATTCGTGGTTTAA